Sequence from the Arthrobacter pigmenti genome:
GCGCGAGCCCCGCGCCGGCGGATTGTGAAAACGCGGTCGCGGCAGCGACGTCCTACGCGCAGACGAGCCTTGCTGCGAACCTCCCGAGTGTGTACGCGGGCATCAAGGCGAACGCCGGTAAGGCCCAGATCATCGTGACCGGCTACCCGCACCTGTTCTCGCCGGAGTTCGGAAACGCAGTACCCGTGGCGTTCGGAACGTTCCAGGGAGTGCTTACGTCCGAGGCCCAACAGGAGTTCAACGACGGCACGGACGCGCTGAACAAGGTCATCCGGAAGGCAGCCAAAGCGGCCGGCGTCAAGTACGTTGACCTCACCAAGCGGTTCGACGGTCACGGATTAGGCTCACCAAAGCCCTGGTTCACGGCCGGGACTGCCCCGGACGGGCTGCACCCTAACGCGGAGGGCTACGAAGACGGCTATCTCCACGAGATAAAGGACGTGATCAAAGACTAGCTAGTCCACCGTAATGATCGCCTGCACCGGCGTGTGGTCGGAAGGCCACGCGCCGT
This genomic interval carries:
- a CDS encoding SGNH/GDSL hydrolase family protein, producing MKLFRIAAGALLASGLVAGSAVAPASAGERDTIDYVAFGDSYAAGFGAGSYIDACGQSALGYPGLLDERRRIELDANLACSGATALGDVPLQIGAAVQSGVLNRKTDLVTISAGGNDVGFLTVIGACASPAPADCENAVAAATSYAQTSLAANLPSVYAGIKANAGKAQIIVTGYPHLFSPEFGNAVPVAFGTFQGVLTSEAQQEFNDGTDALNKVIRKAAKAAGVKYVDLTKRFDGHGLGSPKPWFTAGTAPDGLHPNAEGYEDGYLHEIKDVIKD